The DNA window TGCTAGTGAGCCTAACAGCAGTCGGGCTTTCACTAAGCGCTGAAGCGGGAAGCCTATACCATCGACTGATTTGGGATGGCAATGCCCAGACTCAAGCCACAATCGGTTTTACACCCAATGGTGGTAACGACCATCACGTCATGTGGGGAAGTTCAAACAATGAAGCGACTTGGCAACGAGCCAACGTAACTGCCAGCAGAAGCTTTTCAAGTCTATCCAGCCAGTTCGTAAAATTAACAGGCTTAAGCGCAAACTCAAAAGTGTATTACCGAGTTTGCGATTCGACAGGATGCGGCGAACGTCTGTGGTTTCAAACCGCACCAAGTAATAGCTCAGGTTTCACAGTAGTCGCCGGCGGTGATACCCGCACTGGCTGGACAACACGCCGCCAGGGTAATCAATTAATCGCCAAATTACGTCCGTTGTTTATCATGCATGGTGGCGATTACACTAATGCCAATAACAGCTCTGAAATGACGGAATATTTAAAAGATTGGCAGCTAACTTTCTCTGATGACGTGATTGATGGCCAAAGTTACAAGCGCATCTATCCGTTTATTGCGACACACGGTAATCACGAAGATGGTAACTTCAATACCTTGTGCGAGGTGTTTGGTGTTGACTACAACCAAGATGGTCAGTGTAATGCAAATGATACATACGGAGCAGTAAACATTTCGCCACTATTGCGCGTGTACACGTTAAATAGCCAATTCCAGAACTCAGGGTGGTCAAGTTATGCCACCGCCATGAATAACTGGCTTAGTAATGATTTATCGAGCAGCCAGAGCGCGTGGAAATTTGGCCAGTATCACAAGCCGATGTTCCCGCATTACAGCGGCAAATCAGACAATACGACACTTTATAATTGGTGGGCATCCCTGTTCTACAGCAAAGGTATGCACTTAATTGTGGAATCCGACACACACATCAATAAACTAACTTACCCAGTGCAACCCTCTGGTAGTAATTTCAGCTCAACCACGTCAGGTGGAACTGTTTACGTCGGCGAGGGTAGCTGGGGTGCACCAGCTCGCTCAGCGAATGATCCAAAGAATTGGACTATCGATCTTGCGAGTATTCAGCAATTTAAGGTCATTAGTGTAACGCCTGATGAATTAGTTGTGCGTACTGCTCAATTTGATGCCAATGCCGATGCGCTGTCACAACCAGCTCGCGACGCCGACCCACTGGCGTTACCAGCCAATGTAAACTGGTGGAGCGCAGCTACAGTGGGCGATGCGATGACGCTCGTTAAAACAAGCAATGGTTTAGTAAAAATAAAAGACGAAGGTCCTGTTGACCCTGAACTAACTGAATTGCAAAACGGCGAAGTTCGCAGCAGCTTGTCTGCGGCAAAATCACAAAAACTAAACTTTACGCTGCAAGTACCCAACAATGCTTCGAACCTTGTTGTTAGCAGTTCGGGAGGCACTGGAGATGCCGACTTGTACGTGAAATTTGGTTCAGAGCCAACAGACAACAGCTTTGACTGTCGTCCATATGAAACGGGTAACAATGAAACCTGCACGATTGCAACTCCGCAACAAGGTACGTATTACATTCAGTTGAATGCGTATAAAGACTTTGTAGGACTGAGCTTAAAAGCACAGTATCAATCTGGCACGACGACTGAACCTCATGGCGGTGATACCAAAACAAACCTTTCTGCTGCAAAAGACGAATGGTACCGCTTGTCATTTGAATTGCCAGCCAATGTTAAGTCGCTCACAGTACAAACCTCTGGTGGTACAGGCGATGCTGATTTGTATGTACGTCAAGGAAACGAACCCTCAACGGGTAGCTTTGATTGCCGCCCATATAAAGATGGCAATACCGAAACATGTACGTTAAACACGCCAAAAGCAGGCACGTGGTACATCGGTGTTCGCGCTTATGCGGCATACAGTGGTTTAACATTAAATTACGCTTACTAAACCAATTCGCTACTCCTTTGATAAAGAATCCCATCTTCAAGGGAGTAGCATTTCAACAAGCAGATCTTTACGCCATAGAGCGTGAAGTACTCGCTTGGCGTTTGATCCATTGCGCAACGGGATATTCAAAATATCGGAACGATAAATAAGCCGAAGCAATACTCAAGCTCAATGACGCGAGTAGTTTGAATTCTGCGCTGAACGCCCAATTTTCCACGATTCGGATAATCGGCAGGTGCAGTAAGTAGAGTGAATAGGAGATCTTCCCTAAAAAGTCAGTGAGATTATTGGACAGCACAACATTGGTGTCAGGCACCAAATAGAGGACGGCAAAAAAAATACTACCCATGACCAGTAAGACCTCATAACTTAACCACATTCGATTTTTAGCTTCTGACGTTATCGGTGAGAATGAGGGGTACATCAATACAATCAATGCAAGGCTTAAGATAAACCAGTGTGACTTCAAGTAATCTGGAATGACGATTTTGCGATGATTCAAGCCAAATAACACCCCGACGAAAAAATAAGGCAAACTTCTTAACACATTAAATTCGTTGTAAGGGATACCAAAAAGTTCACCGTACACTTTAGGGAAGTTACTGAAGAAGAGTGCAATTAAGACGACAACAACAATCAAATAGATGAACCCTGGTCTATGCATTGCAAGTGCCCAGAGCCCGATAAACACAAGATAGAATTGAACCTCAGGCGAAATAGACCAAAGCACACCATCGCCATATAAAAACAACAAATGCCCCATCAACGCTGCGGTATTTGGAATAGCATACAGACCGTTGTTATCCATTAGAGAAAGGACAAAAGAGACCATCACAATAACCAAATAAAGCGGCACTATCCGAGCAATTCTCGCCATCAAATAACGTCGTACATTCACCGCCGAACAGGTTTGCGTACAATACAAATACGCCATCAGAAAACCGCTCAACATAAAAAATAGCATCACGCCATAAGCCCCAGCTCCGCCGCCTAATCGACCAGAGAGCCAATACGATACATCACTAAAATGAGTAAAGAACACAATTAACGCAGCCAGCGCCCTTAGCGCATTCAGTTTTCTAATTTCCATCGAACATCCCTTTGGCACAAGTCTGCTTACTATACAATAAATAGACTATTCAATCAGTTAGTCGATAGGCAGTCTACTTTTTTGCATCGTACTTTTACTCTTTTCTTGTTTTATCGCAATACCTTAGCCTATATACAAGAGTATGCTTTAAGAAAAAGGAAGGCATATGGCAACAATTCATTTTCATGGCGCAGCGCAGCAAGTGACCGGCTCTTGCCACCTTATCGAGTCAACGGCCATCGGGAAAGTTCTCCTTGATTGCGGAATGGAACAAGGTGGGGATGATAGAGAACTGTACCAAAAACAATTTGCGTTTAATCCACAACAGATTGATGCTGTCATTTTGTCACACGCCCATTTGGACCACAGTGGCATGTTGCCTAAATTGGTTCGACAAGGTTTTCATGGCCGAATTTATTGTACTCACGCCACCAAAGCCTTACTTGAAATCATGCTCAAAGACGCCGTATCCATCTATTTACACGATCTTGAAAGAGAAAATATCCGGCGAGCTAGACAAGGTGAAGGTCCGCTTCAACCGATTATAGAACAAACAGATGTTCAAAAAACCTTGTCGCTTTGCCAAACGTACGATTACTTAGAATCCATTTCAATTGGCTCCGCTGGCGTACTTAAATTTAGAGATGCAGGCCATATTTTAGGATCTTCGATTGTTGAACTCACGCTTACCGAACGTGGGGAACGCAAAGTACTGGTCTTTTCTGGAGACTTGGGGAACCCTGACACCGTGCTAATGAAAGCCCCCTCTATGGTCTATCATGCGGATGTACTCATGATGGAAAGCACCTACGGTGACAGAGACCATCGAAACTACACCAACACATGTAACCAGTTTGCGGACTTGCTCGACAAAGCAAAAAAGCAAGGTGGCAACGTACTGATCCCGTCATTCGCAGTTGGCCGGACACAAGAATTACTATTTCACTTGGGGTGTTTGTATCACCAAGGAAGACTTGAAGGATGGCAAGTTTTTTTAGATAGTCCGATGGCTATTGCCGTTACTGAAATTTACGACCGCTGGGCAGCCCTGTTGGACAAGAAAGCGATGCATCATCTTGCCAAGTACAACTACGATTCATTGCAATCTTTCTTGCCTAATTTGCACCTTACGCCAGACCCTGACCAATCAATGGCACTTAACCGGATCAAAGGCGGTGCGATAATCATTGCAGGCTCGGGAATGTGTACCGGTGGTCGCATTCGCCAACATTTTAAACATCGCCTCTGGCGAACCGATACCACTGTTATTTTTGTTGGCTTTCAAGCCCGCAACAGTTTAGGGCGGTTACTGGTGGATGGCATTAAACACGTTAAGCTATTTGGTGAACAGATTGCTGTTAAAGCGCAAATTGAAACGTTGGGTGGATTCTCCGCTCACGCAGGTAAAACACAGCTAATGGAATGGCAACAACATTTCAAAGATTCGCCAAAAACGATCCTCGTTCATGGCGAAGTCAGTGCGTTGGAATCACTGGCGCAATCGCTTTGGAGCGACCACCACGTCAAAGCCATGATCCCACATGAAGGTGAGCTGTTTAGTTTCTAGAGTCCATTCGTTGGCCAGAAACCTGTTTAGGGTATTTGGCCATTTCAATTGGGAATAACGCTTTAAATCGTTGTAATTCTTCCTCGATATTATCCCCCACTAGTTCTGCGGGCAGCACAACAAACGTTTTTGTACGGTAATCAAGTGCCATTGGGACAACGGGGACGTTTGCTTCTTTGGCGATATAGAGAAAACCACTTTTCCATTCTGGGCTGTATTTTCGTGTGCCTTCAGGCGCCAACCCTAAAATGAGCTGCTCATTATGTTCAAAAA is part of the Pseudoalteromonas xiamenensis genome and encodes:
- a CDS encoding MBL fold metallo-hydrolase — its product is MATIHFHGAAQQVTGSCHLIESTAIGKVLLDCGMEQGGDDRELYQKQFAFNPQQIDAVILSHAHLDHSGMLPKLVRQGFHGRIYCTHATKALLEIMLKDAVSIYLHDLERENIRRARQGEGPLQPIIEQTDVQKTLSLCQTYDYLESISIGSAGVLKFRDAGHILGSSIVELTLTERGERKVLVFSGDLGNPDTVLMKAPSMVYHADVLMMESTYGDRDHRNYTNTCNQFADLLDKAKKQGGNVLIPSFAVGRTQELLFHLGCLYHQGRLEGWQVFLDSPMAIAVTEIYDRWAALLDKKAMHHLAKYNYDSLQSFLPNLHLTPDPDQSMALNRIKGGAIIIAGSGMCTGGRIRQHFKHRLWRTDTTVIFVGFQARNSLGRLLVDGIKHVKLFGEQIAVKAQIETLGGFSAHAGKTQLMEWQQHFKDSPKTILVHGEVSALESLAQSLWSDHHVKAMIPHEGELFSF
- a CDS encoding pre-peptidase C-terminal domain-containing protein, producing the protein MNKVSMLVSLTAVGLSLSAEAGSLYHRLIWDGNAQTQATIGFTPNGGNDHHVMWGSSNNEATWQRANVTASRSFSSLSSQFVKLTGLSANSKVYYRVCDSTGCGERLWFQTAPSNSSGFTVVAGGDTRTGWTTRRQGNQLIAKLRPLFIMHGGDYTNANNSSEMTEYLKDWQLTFSDDVIDGQSYKRIYPFIATHGNHEDGNFNTLCEVFGVDYNQDGQCNANDTYGAVNISPLLRVYTLNSQFQNSGWSSYATAMNNWLSNDLSSSQSAWKFGQYHKPMFPHYSGKSDNTTLYNWWASLFYSKGMHLIVESDTHINKLTYPVQPSGSNFSSTTSGGTVYVGEGSWGAPARSANDPKNWTIDLASIQQFKVISVTPDELVVRTAQFDANADALSQPARDADPLALPANVNWWSAATVGDAMTLVKTSNGLVKIKDEGPVDPELTELQNGEVRSSLSAAKSQKLNFTLQVPNNASNLVVSSSGGTGDADLYVKFGSEPTDNSFDCRPYETGNNETCTIATPQQGTYYIQLNAYKDFVGLSLKAQYQSGTTTEPHGGDTKTNLSAAKDEWYRLSFELPANVKSLTVQTSGGTGDADLYVRQGNEPSTGSFDCRPYKDGNTETCTLNTPKAGTWYIGVRAYAAYSGLTLNYAY
- a CDS encoding acyltransferase family protein — encoded protein: MEIRKLNALRALAALIVFFTHFSDVSYWLSGRLGGGAGAYGVMLFFMLSGFLMAYLYCTQTCSAVNVRRYLMARIARIVPLYLVIVMVSFVLSLMDNNGLYAIPNTAALMGHLLFLYGDGVLWSISPEVQFYLVFIGLWALAMHRPGFIYLIVVVVLIALFFSNFPKVYGELFGIPYNEFNVLRSLPYFFVGVLFGLNHRKIVIPDYLKSHWFILSLALIVLMYPSFSPITSEAKNRMWLSYEVLLVMGSIFFAVLYLVPDTNVVLSNNLTDFLGKISYSLYLLHLPIIRIVENWAFSAEFKLLASLSLSIASAYLSFRYFEYPVAQWIKRQASTSRSMA